Proteins encoded in a region of the Deinococcus hopiensis KR-140 genome:
- a CDS encoding ATP-binding protein, which produces MKPEGEWQLSVLGGARLVGPDGRELRCEGKSRTLLAYLALQGPTPRSRLAGLLWPERTEAAARNNLVQLLRRMGRAFGASLVVGQDLLRLSEGVSVDAQQVLEGRAKGVPGGTLLDGETCGNNVDLTDWLMVQRERLDAARALTLGNAVRRLEEEGAFPQAAVLARRVLDFDRLSEDAHRTVMRTLYLCGERAQALDVYRQLCAALGRDLRAQPMPETQELARLIEQGGKVPDLRARRAASVPLSVLRPPRLTGRGREWETLEEAWRAGQFMIVSGEAGMGKTRLAADFAESKGRVLTLEARPGDRLAPYSTTARSLRRALSLSSAELPLGVRRTLSWLLPELAPEGETPPSRADASLHEALQYAFALSLQGVDAYLFDDMQYADDASIEAGFVLIDAMFPLGQPGGLPHFIAVHRQDELPAYTAQIFTRLVDAGHARRVALSPLPGVAVTALVNSLGVSLSPERVEQLARISGGNALFVLESVKSLLEAGGAPAGRSPVPPRVGEVIALRLARLPKMALQAARAAGVLQQEFGPELVAEVLGAPVLEVVAAWDELEAAQIMRGERFHHDLVQEAVLAHTPATVRRLLHRSAARALARHGLTPARIAQHWLDGGENGEAVPWLLRAGEAAGAALRHTEAAEFFERAAQLLDGAGSNAAFGAWEQGARSRAHTLGRAAHQNAVNALHERARTPQETARAWQAQAELFAGVAEGGRSEDAARRGLAALGDLNEPQLRARLLSVLKGSVESTDRSVRRVTHRNDAGQPD; this is translated from the coding sequence GTGAAACCAGAGGGGGAGTGGCAGCTCAGCGTGCTTGGCGGGGCCAGGCTCGTCGGGCCAGATGGGCGGGAGCTCCGTTGTGAGGGCAAGTCACGCACACTCCTGGCGTATCTCGCGCTGCAAGGGCCCACGCCGCGCTCACGGCTGGCGGGACTGCTGTGGCCAGAGCGGACGGAGGCGGCGGCCCGGAACAATCTTGTGCAGCTTCTGCGCCGGATGGGGCGGGCGTTCGGGGCGTCTCTGGTGGTCGGGCAGGACCTGCTCCGCCTGAGCGAGGGGGTGTCGGTCGATGCGCAACAGGTCCTGGAGGGACGGGCGAAGGGCGTGCCGGGCGGAACCCTGCTCGACGGCGAGACCTGCGGAAACAACGTCGACCTCACCGACTGGCTGATGGTGCAGCGGGAGCGGCTCGACGCCGCCCGTGCGCTCACGCTGGGGAACGCCGTCCGCCGCCTGGAGGAGGAGGGCGCCTTCCCGCAGGCGGCGGTCCTGGCGCGGCGCGTCCTCGACTTCGACCGGCTGTCCGAGGACGCCCACCGCACCGTGATGCGCACGCTGTACCTGTGCGGCGAGCGGGCACAGGCCCTGGACGTGTACAGGCAGCTCTGCGCAGCCCTGGGCCGGGACCTGCGCGCCCAGCCCATGCCGGAAACGCAGGAACTGGCCCGCCTGATCGAACAGGGAGGCAAGGTTCCGGACCTGCGTGCGCGCCGGGCAGCCAGCGTGCCGCTTTCGGTGCTGCGTCCGCCCCGGTTGACGGGACGCGGGCGTGAGTGGGAAACCCTGGAGGAGGCGTGGCGCGCGGGGCAGTTCATGATCGTGTCGGGAGAAGCGGGGATGGGCAAGACGAGGCTGGCGGCGGATTTCGCCGAGAGCAAGGGCCGGGTGCTGACCCTGGAAGCGCGCCCCGGGGACCGCCTTGCGCCCTACAGCACGACGGCCCGCAGCCTGCGCCGGGCCCTGAGCTTGTCCAGCGCGGAGCTGCCCCTTGGGGTAAGGCGCACCTTGAGCTGGCTGCTGCCTGAGCTCGCCCCTGAGGGGGAAACGCCCCCGTCGCGGGCGGACGCGTCGCTGCACGAAGCGCTCCAGTACGCTTTTGCCCTGAGCTTGCAGGGGGTGGACGCCTACCTATTCGACGACATGCAGTACGCGGACGACGCCAGTATTGAGGCGGGCTTCGTGCTGATCGACGCGATGTTCCCGCTCGGCCAGCCGGGCGGCCTCCCGCACTTCATCGCCGTGCACCGCCAGGACGAACTGCCTGCCTACACCGCCCAAATTTTCACGCGGTTGGTAGACGCGGGCCACGCCCGGCGTGTGGCGCTCAGTCCCCTTCCCGGCGTGGCCGTGACGGCGCTGGTGAACAGCCTGGGGGTCTCGCTTTCACCGGAACGGGTAGAGCAGCTCGCGCGTATCAGCGGGGGGAACGCGCTCTTCGTGCTGGAATCCGTCAAATCCCTGCTCGAAGCGGGAGGTGCCCCGGCGGGCCGAAGCCCGGTGCCGCCCCGCGTGGGAGAAGTCATCGCCCTGCGCCTCGCGCGGTTGCCGAAGATGGCGCTGCAAGCGGCCCGCGCGGCGGGGGTGTTGCAACAGGAGTTCGGGCCGGAACTTGTGGCCGAGGTGCTGGGCGCCCCCGTGCTCGAGGTGGTGGCGGCGTGGGACGAGCTGGAGGCCGCGCAGATCATGCGGGGCGAACGGTTTCACCACGACCTGGTGCAGGAGGCGGTGCTCGCCCACACGCCCGCTACCGTACGGCGGCTGCTGCACCGCAGCGCGGCGCGCGCGTTGGCCCGGCACGGCCTGACCCCTGCCCGAATCGCCCAGCATTGGCTGGACGGCGGCGAGAACGGTGAGGCGGTGCCCTGGCTGCTCCGAGCGGGCGAGGCGGCGGGCGCCGCCCTACGCCACACCGAGGCGGCGGAGTTCTTCGAACGTGCCGCCCAGCTCCTCGACGGGGCCGGGAGCAACGCGGCCTTCGGCGCCTGGGAGCAGGGTGCGCGCAGCCGCGCCCACACCCTCGGCCGTGCGGCGCACCAGAACGCCGTGAACGCCCTGCACGAGCGCGCGCGGACACCGCAGGAAACCGCCCGGGCCTGGCAGGCACAGGCGGAGCTGTTCGCGGGGGTGGCCGAGGGCGGCCGTTCCGAGGACGCAGCCCGCCGCGGACTCGCGGCGCTGGGCGACCTGAACGAACCGCAGTTGCGCGCCCGCCTCCTCTCCGTCCTGAAGGGTTCGGTGGAGTCCACGGACCGTTCCGTCCGCCGAGTCACCCACCGGAACGACGCGGGTCAGCCGGACTGA
- a CDS encoding carboxypeptidase-like regulatory domain-containing protein: MKRAIGILTVLSTISQATAADEVARGFITGVVTNVQGIPLKGVRITADDMHMYNSNLVTQTDANGRYKINVKNIATTWNVTARMILIYKEYSIPIELVPNNVQSVPGNVGGVRDFVLKPKEVSYGDPYGNLGRVNVQRPVGVYDIEESQLQLTLTPVGKLADGTTGKPLSVKPIQTGSGWMVPNVMWGTYKVTATQSGQPLQVRKKASATEIPEWGNSYTGDFVMAYSATVPTLFIEVRHPPQ; this comes from the coding sequence ATGAAAAGAGCTATCGGGATTCTGACCGTACTGTCAACGATAAGTCAAGCCACTGCGGCAGACGAGGTTGCCAGGGGATTTATCACAGGAGTCGTAACCAACGTTCAAGGCATACCACTGAAGGGGGTTCGGATTACAGCAGACGATATGCATATGTACAACAGCAATCTTGTTACTCAAACCGATGCGAACGGTCGTTATAAAATTAATGTTAAAAATATTGCAACCACCTGGAACGTTACTGCGAGAATGATTCTGATATACAAGGAATACTCTATTCCTATCGAGCTGGTTCCCAACAATGTTCAGTCTGTACCGGGAAATGTTGGAGGCGTCAGAGATTTCGTACTGAAACCGAAAGAGGTTTCATACGGAGACCCTTATGGTAATTTGGGCCGAGTCAATGTGCAGCGGCCCGTGGGAGTCTATGATATTGAGGAATCGCAGTTGCAGCTTACGCTGACCCCAGTTGGGAAACTGGCTGATGGGACCACGGGCAAACCTCTTTCGGTCAAACCCATTCAAACAGGATCAGGTTGGATGGTCCCGAACGTCATGTGGGGGACCTACAAGGTGACAGCCACGCAAAGTGGACAGCCTCTCCAGGTTCGGAAAAAAGCGAGTGCGACGGAAATTCCAGAATGGGGCAACAGCTATACAGGTGACTTTGTTATGGCTTACTCGGCCACGGTGCCAACCTTGTTCATTGAAGTGCGTCACCCCCCACAGTAA
- a CDS encoding BTAD domain-containing putative transcriptional regulator, with product MLALLAYLAVEGPTPRALLASLLWPTSSDSVGRNNLVHLLRRIASMSRSQLTVSNEAVALNPAVWTDVGVLTAGEALSAFRLDGAFLENAAFNELPEFDDWVHLQRERLLQLALRRLNGLRAQAELDGELGLALEYAVRLSELDNLSEETHRHLMRLHYLNGDRGAALSAYRYCTTVLLRELGVQPMPETARLAEEIAQGGQAALLPSRKPNAIPLSIQRPPVLVGRDHIWRQMEHARDQGHVIFLVGEAGTGKSRLAEEFAASHGTYLRVEGRPGDAHELYASALRLLRRHLAQRPYVPPTAWERRALAHLLPEFGPVQVDSWNTLHFQQATLNLVRETSRDVQTFITDDLQYYDQASFDLGGFMLASAFPLGQPGGLPHFVDTYRKGELPPATERAIQDLVDANLATIIEVPPLGEGAADELMDTLGVPPHPDWRRRLWQHSGGNLVFLLETMKYLIELGAFDSELPDRLPLPAKVQQMISARVTRLSAPALQVARAAAALQRDFTVEIVAEVLQAPLLDVAERWGELERAQIMSGERFTHDSVAQTIFSETPEFVRKLLHRNAARSLERHQANPGQIAWQWQAGANDKQAAVWFVQAGESALHAHRPLEARVYFEQAQQAFARCGDEMGRAQSFTAWTRLEGG from the coding sequence ATGCTGGCTTTGCTGGCGTACCTGGCAGTGGAGGGTCCAACGCCCCGCGCGCTGCTGGCTTCCCTCCTCTGGCCCACCTCGTCAGACAGTGTCGGCAGGAACAACTTGGTCCACCTCCTGCGCCGCATCGCCTCCATGTCACGGTCGCAACTGACCGTGAGCAACGAGGCCGTGGCGCTGAATCCTGCTGTTTGGACGGATGTCGGAGTGCTTACGGCCGGCGAAGCGCTGTCCGCATTCCGGCTTGATGGCGCCTTTCTTGAAAACGCCGCGTTTAATGAGTTGCCAGAATTTGACGACTGGGTGCATCTGCAGCGGGAACGCTTGCTGCAACTGGCACTACGCAGGCTCAATGGCCTTCGGGCCCAGGCTGAACTGGACGGAGAGCTTGGGCTTGCCCTGGAGTACGCCGTACGCCTCTCGGAGCTCGACAATTTGAGTGAAGAGACCCACCGTCACCTGATGAGGCTGCACTACCTGAACGGGGACAGGGGCGCCGCTCTGTCTGCCTACCGGTACTGCACCACCGTTTTACTTCGCGAACTTGGAGTTCAGCCGATGCCTGAGACCGCTCGCCTGGCGGAAGAGATCGCTCAGGGTGGCCAAGCGGCGCTGTTGCCTTCTCGCAAACCAAATGCCATTCCGCTGAGCATCCAGCGCCCCCCTGTTTTGGTGGGGCGGGACCACATCTGGAGGCAGATGGAACACGCCCGGGATCAGGGACACGTTATTTTCCTTGTCGGGGAGGCTGGAACGGGGAAATCCAGACTCGCCGAAGAGTTCGCTGCAAGTCACGGTACCTATCTACGCGTTGAAGGCCGGCCTGGCGACGCCCACGAGCTCTATGCGTCCGCCCTCCGGCTGCTTCGCCGACACCTGGCTCAGCGGCCTTACGTCCCGCCTACAGCATGGGAGCGGCGGGCGCTGGCGCACCTGCTGCCTGAATTTGGACCCGTGCAGGTCGACTCCTGGAATACGCTGCATTTTCAGCAGGCCACCTTGAATCTTGTACGGGAAACGAGCCGCGACGTTCAAACGTTTATCACAGACGACCTTCAGTATTACGATCAGGCCTCTTTTGACCTTGGCGGTTTTATGCTGGCATCCGCCTTTCCGCTCGGCCAGCCCGGAGGATTGCCGCACTTCGTAGATACCTATCGGAAAGGCGAGCTGCCGCCAGCCACCGAACGGGCCATTCAGGATCTTGTTGACGCAAACCTGGCGACGATCATTGAGGTGCCTCCACTCGGCGAAGGGGCAGCCGACGAGTTGATGGATACGTTGGGCGTTCCTCCGCATCCAGATTGGCGACGGCGGCTGTGGCAGCATTCCGGAGGAAACCTCGTGTTTCTGTTGGAAACAATGAAATACCTCATCGAATTAGGAGCTTTTGACAGTGAACTCCCAGACCGCCTGCCGCTGCCCGCAAAGGTCCAGCAGATGATAAGCGCACGGGTGACCCGGCTCTCCGCTCCAGCGTTGCAGGTGGCCCGTGCAGCAGCCGCGCTCCAACGCGACTTCACCGTTGAGATCGTTGCCGAGGTGCTGCAAGCGCCTCTTCTGGACGTTGCTGAACGTTGGGGTGAACTCGAGCGCGCGCAGATTATGTCGGGAGAGCGATTTACGCATGATTCGGTTGCACAAACCATCTTCTCTGAAACCCCTGAGTTTGTTCGGAAGTTGCTACACCGAAATGCGGCCCGTTCTCTGGAGCGTCACCAGGCAAATCCAGGGCAGATCGCGTGGCAGTGGCAGGCTGGAGCGAATGACAAACAGGCAGCAGTCTGGTTCGTGCAGGCTGGCGAATCAGCCCTCCACGCGCATCGCCCCTTGGAGGCCAGGGTTTACTTTGAGCAGGCCCAGCAGGCTTTTGCCCGTTGCGGAGATGAAATGGGCAGAGCTCAGTCGTTTACTGCCTGGACGCGCCTCGAAGGGGGCTGA
- a CDS encoding helix-turn-helix domain-containing protein, translated as MPVANRPFWISVSLTSLILLLIQTSKRHFQREAETGGLWTSKKVKIHIQEHFGIEVTEVCAWGHLKRLGFPVQVPRPTHTEAASPKEQGAFIKKSGRR; from the coding sequence ATGCCAGTGGCGAACAGGCCCTTCTGGATAAGCGTCAGTTTAACAAGTCTGATCCTGCTCTTAATCCAGACCAGCAAGAGGCATTTCCAGAGGGAGGCTGAAACAGGTGGTCTCTGGACCAGCAAGAAAGTCAAGATACACATCCAGGAGCATTTTGGGATTGAAGTGACTGAGGTGTGTGCCTGGGGCCACTTGAAAAGACTTGGTTTTCCTGTTCAGGTTCCTCGACCGACGCATACGGAGGCGGCTTCTCCCAAAGAACAGGGGGCGTTCATAAAAAAGTCGGGGCGGCGCTGA
- a CDS encoding helix-turn-helix domain-containing protein, which produces MRAAALIPHHTSEELEVAYRQAERPLERSRWQIVWLKSKGKSIPEIIDATGFSRTTISTLIAAYNASGEQALLDKRQFNKSDPALNPDQQEAFPEGG; this is translated from the coding sequence ATGAGAGCTGCAGCCTTGATTCCGCACCATACATCTGAGGAGCTTGAAGTGGCGTACCGCCAAGCCGAACGTCCTCTTGAACGCTCCCGCTGGCAGATTGTCTGGCTCAAAAGCAAAGGAAAGTCAATTCCGGAGATCATTGACGCGACCGGATTTTCGCGTACAACGATCAGTACGTTGATTGCTGCCTACAATGCCAGTGGCGAACAGGCCCTTCTGGATAAGCGTCAGTTTAACAAGTCTGATCCTGCTCTTAATCCAGACCAGCAAGAGGCATTTCCAGAGGGAGGCTGA